In Leptospira harrisiae, one genomic interval encodes:
- a CDS encoding NAD(P)H-binding protein: protein MKPKTLIIGSNGKTGSRIVSKLNQAGFPVRLGSRKAKPTFDWEKPEGWQEVVKEINQVYISFQPDLAVPSSLEAIKTLVHVCQKNQVKRIFLLSGRGEPEAMACEQVVQNSGLEWTILRSSWFLQNFSEGMFLEQITEGRVLFPKVEAREPFVDLDDLCELAFASLTTDNHKNKLYELTGPELVSFKEVFQTIAEVTNQTISFEELPLDDYLATLKNFGLPEEVLWLTSYLFRTVLDGRNESVVNDLELALGRKPKDFRTYAKETAKSGIWKIRERVS, encoded by the coding sequence ATGAAACCTAAAACACTTATCATTGGATCCAATGGAAAAACTGGATCAAGAATTGTATCTAAATTGAACCAAGCAGGTTTTCCTGTCCGATTGGGTTCAAGAAAAGCGAAACCAACTTTTGATTGGGAAAAACCAGAAGGTTGGCAAGAAGTTGTAAAAGAAATAAACCAAGTTTACATTAGCTTCCAACCTGACTTAGCGGTGCCTTCCTCTCTGGAAGCCATAAAAACTTTGGTCCATGTCTGTCAAAAAAATCAAGTAAAACGGATTTTTTTGTTATCCGGTAGAGGCGAACCAGAAGCAATGGCCTGCGAACAAGTTGTACAAAACTCCGGATTGGAATGGACCATCCTTCGGTCGAGTTGGTTTCTACAAAACTTTAGCGAAGGAATGTTTTTAGAACAGATCACTGAAGGTAGAGTTTTATTCCCAAAAGTAGAGGCCAGAGAACCGTTTGTGGATTTGGATGACCTTTGTGAGTTAGCATTTGCCTCACTTACCACTGACAATCATAAAAACAAACTGTATGAACTAACAGGTCCCGAACTTGTCAGTTTTAAAGAAGTTTTCCAAACGATAGCGGAAGTCACAAACCAAACAATTTCATTCGAAGAACTTCCGTTAGATGATTATTTGGCTACTTTGAAAAACTTTGGCCTCCCAGAAGAGGTGCTTTGGCTTACTTCGTATTTGTTTCGGACAGTACTTGATGGACGGAATGAATCAGTGGTTAACGATTTGGAGTTGGCACTTGGTCGAAAGCCAAAAGACTTTCGAACCTATGCCAAAGAAACAGCCAAATCTGGAATTTGGAAAATTCGGGAGAGAGTCAGCTAA
- a CDS encoding cellulase family glycosylhydrolase, producing the protein MKPNWKPQQNLKSIFTSLCLLNALSCAPAKNTEPAFLSLLLSGGSGQTESSGIVSLGLSKTVQTVNSPHSFDYNLTSQEREISISEKTNNQFTDQIFVDGLGREVSFRGFNISGNMKLAQHGFKPFANDADAESAFTRLGKTTGSNIIRYTIAWEGIHPAVDTIDYNYLDAVINQIKKATAKRMYILLDYHQDLFSRHLFNKNSWHTGNGAPAWITKGGSYPNEYCGIICASWSQNNLTNEAVRRGFRNFWNNAPLSTTLGTRNMQSEFLWQIGKTAAYLKEKLSAEEFSYVLGLDPFNEPVDGGMEGLTPAQWDNQKLWPMYKKIRTILNQNGWENKWVFAEPLVFWNTNVGSAIAPATGGGHLLSPPGPGFVFNSHFYDAGRMGTDLTGIDNATYFKYLDEIRKESRFLKIPVFLSEFGMWLRGTGAKDTPRMISAVYQAMEISDGNQTSKSRFVDFYNPIVSGTQWHWDYYYNNHAEYMNGNPNKLITTKDAWNEEDFSVVGNYGTSFNVNNYTIERGYLRKSQGRIISSHYNTVGFDTWNNLFSWAAIKPGETEPKYFVGKRFQLIIWKGRFSGAPTEIYLPTHFDLTKTVLISEKRIYQQGIPTTPNQEFNEVVAIPDRNREVGSGNILHIWDDLDLDENPNSSYHYVLVVDGASGLYTAQTLQEIQSKLNTRILLEQKSPIYLTGKMTYGGYPAESSN; encoded by the coding sequence ATGAAACCAAATTGGAAACCGCAACAAAACTTGAAGTCTATCTTCACTTCTCTTTGTTTACTCAACGCTCTGTCTTGTGCGCCGGCAAAAAATACAGAGCCGGCATTTCTCTCCTTACTTTTGTCCGGTGGGAGTGGACAAACAGAATCCAGCGGAATTGTTTCCTTGGGACTTTCTAAGACTGTCCAAACGGTGAATTCCCCACATAGTTTCGATTACAACCTGACATCCCAAGAAAGAGAAATTTCGATTTCAGAAAAAACAAACAACCAATTCACAGACCAAATTTTTGTGGATGGTCTTGGACGAGAGGTATCTTTCCGAGGATTTAATATTTCAGGAAATATGAAACTCGCACAACACGGATTCAAACCATTTGCCAATGATGCCGATGCCGAATCTGCATTTACTCGGCTTGGAAAAACCACGGGTTCAAATATCATTCGTTATACGATTGCATGGGAAGGAATTCATCCTGCGGTAGATACTATCGATTACAATTACTTAGATGCTGTCATAAACCAAATCAAGAAAGCTACCGCCAAACGAATGTACATTCTACTGGATTACCACCAAGATTTGTTTTCACGCCATCTCTTTAATAAAAACTCATGGCATACGGGAAACGGTGCACCGGCCTGGATCACAAAAGGAGGAAGTTATCCAAACGAATACTGTGGAATCATTTGTGCGAGTTGGAGCCAAAACAATTTAACAAACGAAGCAGTACGCCGCGGCTTCCGTAATTTTTGGAACAATGCACCACTATCAACCACGCTTGGAACAAGGAATATGCAATCCGAGTTCCTTTGGCAAATTGGAAAAACTGCAGCGTATCTCAAAGAGAAACTAAGTGCAGAAGAATTTTCTTACGTACTTGGCCTTGATCCATTTAATGAACCAGTGGATGGGGGCATGGAAGGTTTAACCCCAGCACAGTGGGACAATCAAAAACTATGGCCAATGTACAAAAAAATCCGAACTATCTTAAATCAAAATGGATGGGAAAACAAATGGGTATTTGCTGAACCTCTGGTTTTCTGGAATACAAACGTAGGTTCGGCGATTGCACCTGCAACAGGAGGCGGACATTTACTTTCACCACCTGGCCCTGGTTTTGTTTTTAATTCACACTTTTATGATGCTGGTCGTATGGGAACCGATCTCACTGGTATCGATAACGCCACGTATTTCAAGTATTTAGATGAAATTAGAAAGGAATCTAGATTTTTAAAAATTCCTGTTTTCCTAAGTGAGTTTGGAATGTGGTTGAGAGGTACAGGGGCAAAAGACACTCCGCGGATGATCAGTGCAGTTTACCAAGCAATGGAAATTTCCGATGGGAATCAAACTTCAAAATCTAGATTTGTCGATTTTTACAATCCCATAGTATCAGGAACACAGTGGCATTGGGATTATTATTACAATAACCATGCAGAATATATGAATGGAAATCCAAACAAACTCATTACCACAAAAGATGCATGGAATGAAGAAGACTTTTCTGTAGTGGGTAATTATGGAACCAGTTTCAATGTAAACAATTATACAATTGAACGTGGGTATTTACGTAAGTCCCAAGGCCGAATCATCAGTAGCCATTACAATACGGTAGGATTTGATACTTGGAATAATTTATTTTCTTGGGCCGCGATCAAACCGGGTGAAACAGAACCAAAATACTTTGTTGGAAAAAGGTTCCAGTTAATCATTTGGAAAGGAAGGTTTTCGGGTGCGCCTACTGAAATTTATCTGCCAACTCATTTTGATTTGACAAAGACTGTTTTGATTTCTGAAAAAAGAATTTATCAACAAGGAATTCCAACCACTCCTAACCAAGAATTTAATGAGGTCGTGGCCATTCCCGATCGAAATCGAGAAGTCGGTTCAGGAAATATTTTGCATATTTGGGATGATTTGGACTTGGATGAAAATCCAAATTCTTCCTACCATTATGTTTTGGTTGTGGATGGTGCTAGTGGTTTATATACAGCACAAACACTCCAAGAGATCCAATCTAAACTCAACACTCGGATTCTTTTAGAACAAAAAAGTCCGATTTATTTAACAGGTAAAATGACATACGGCGGATACCCCGCCGAATCATCAAATTAG